From the genome of Chloroflexota bacterium:
AAGCAGGAGCGGTTGGTTGAAGCGCAGGGCCTCTTCAGCACACAGGCGTTCCACGTTGGGCAGGTGCAGCTTGGTGTAGTCCATGTTTACCATCGCGGGATGGTTGCAGGCCACGGGGCAATGGTCCCGCATACGCGTGGCGGCCTCTTGGAAGAGCGGGAGTTTGTGCACTGGGTCGCCGTAGCCCAAGGAGCAGGGGATGCCTTCCGCGTGCAGGGCTTTGACAAATGCATTCCGTGAAACTGGAGACCCGGTACTGAATTCAGCGCCAATAAAGCGCACGCCCAAGCCGTGGAGGCCGTCTGCGGTTACGAATGGGTCTACGCGCGTGGGCTCTATGCCGGGAAACGCCGACAGCTCTTCGCGCAGGAAGTCGGCATTCGCCTGGCGGCGGGCCTGGAGATCAGGAAAGCGCTCCAGTTGCGATAGAATCAACGCTGCCGTCATGGCCGTAAGCCGGTAGTTCCAGCCCAACACCTCGTAGTTGATGTGCATGAGCTTGAACGCCCTTTCGGCGAGTTCCGGGTCGTTGGTGACCACGGCCCCGCCCTCGCCGCCGGGTAGGTTCTTGCTCGCTTGGAACGAATACGCGCCCGCGTCCCCAATCGTGCCGAGACGGCGCCCGTTCCACGTCCCGCCGATGCCTTGGGCGGTGTCTTCAATGACGCGGAGGCCGTGGCGTGCCGCGAGCGCAGTGATGGCCGCCATATCGCAGGGCAAGCCGGAAACATGCACTGGCAGCAGCGCGCGGGTCCGGTCGGTGATGAGAGATTCCATCGAGGCGGGGTCAACGTTTTCCGTTTCGGGAATGATGTCGGCAAAGACCGGCACACCGCCTACTTGCAGCACTGCCGTGGCCGTAGCTATGTAGGTATAGGCGGGCAGAATGACCTCGTCGCCGGGCCGCACGCCCGCCGCCTTGAGTGCGACCTCCAATCCGGCCGTGCCGCTCGCCAACGCCACCACATGGTCCGCGCCGGTGAATTCCTTGAGCGCTTCTTCCAGCGCCTCAACGCGGTCGCTGCGCCAGCGATTCCACTTGCCGCTGCGCAGCACGGCGGCCACGGCGGCGATGTCATCCTCGGTAGCTAGAGGCCAGGAAGGCCATGGGCGCTCTTTGGTTTTACGCACCGGCGTCCCGCCGGCGATGGCGAGTTGATCTACGGACACAGACATGCGGCGCCGCCTTTCTACGACGGAGGGGCACGGCACCCCGTACCCCTCCTATTCTCTTAGCAAACGAACTACTGTCGGTCGCCTGCGGCGATGCTCCTCGCTCTCTACAAGAGCAGATGCGTCAGTCGCCACGTGTCGCGACACATCGGACAGCTAGGCTACTCAGGAATCTCAGCCTGTATCTGCTGCCGCAGGGCGTTCATCGTCTCCACCACGTCGCCTTGGCCGCGATAGAGCGCGTCCAGAGCGGGTGTGATGATCTGGTCGAATATGGGATTACGCCAGTTGGGCAGCACCCGCAAGCCGTCGTACCGGCTCGCGTTTGCCAGCGAGTTGGCGTAGGCTTCCACGCGGATCTTCTCGGCCACGTCGCCGCCGTAGAGCTCGCGCGCCCAGACTTCAAAGTGGTCGAGACGCGCCGGCGCATTGCCGCGGCCGATGGCCCAGTTGGGATGCGTGGCATGCCACTTGATGAGCTCCCAGCCCTCATCCTGCACCTTGCTCGCGCCAATCAGGCCGTTGGAGTCGAGCGCCTGCGCCGAGGCCGTGTGCATGAACGTGGGCAGCGGCGCATAGGCAAACGGCTTGCCTTCCTGCACGCCTTGGGCGATGGCAAACGTGCCGCCGCCGGAGGTTTGCAAGAACGCGAGCTTGCCGTTGAGGAAGTTGTTGCGGGTGTTGCCGGTGCCGAAGGTATCGTTGAGTTCGCCCGGCACGGGCATCACGCGGTGCTTTGACGACAGATCGGTGAGGTAACGGATGGCGTCGATCATTTCCGGTGAATCGCAGACCACGGTCTTGAAGTCTTCCGCTACCCAGCGGGCGCCCCAGAAGGGCCCCCAGTTCGCCGCAATCACGCCGCGGCCGATGTTGCCGATGCCGAAGTGGAGCGGATTCTCGCCCTCGCGCTGGGTTGTCTTGACCAGGGCTTCCAAGAACGTCTCGGCGTTCCAGCTCGGGTCGCCCCATTCCACGGGCGGATCGGAGACGCCGGCGTTGGCCAGGATTTCCTTGTTGTAGGGCATGACCGGCCAGTTGCCGCCAGATTGGTTCGGCAGACCCAACACGTTTTCCCCGTACATGACGCCGTCGCGGAAGAGTTGTTGCGGGTAGATGCTGAGATCATAATTGTCGCGCTTGATCAGCGGCGAAACATCGATGATGTGGCCTTGCGTGAAGACCTCCACTTGGGCGAGCCAGATCACGTCAGGCGGCTCACCGGCAGCCACCAGAGTGTTGAATTTATCGTAGTATGGCCCTTCTCTGAGGATGGTCTCGAGGTCGATGTTTGGATGGTCATTCTCGAAGGGTTCTTCGATGAGGGTGGGATAGAGTTCGAGATGTCGCGCATTGAGGGCCACGTAGTGACTAACCGTGACGCGTTCCGCAGGCGCGGGCGCTTCTTCCGTCTT
Proteins encoded in this window:
- a CDS encoding DegT/DnrJ/EryC1/StrS family aminotransferase encodes the protein MSVSVDQLAIAGGTPVRKTKERPWPSWPLATEDDIAAVAAVLRSGKWNRWRSDRVEALEEALKEFTGADHVVALASGTAGLEVALKAAGVRPGDEVILPAYTYIATATAVLQVGGVPVFADIIPETENVDPASMESLITDRTRALLPVHVSGLPCDMAAITALAARHGLRVIEDTAQGIGGTWNGRRLGTIGDAGAYSFQASKNLPGGEGGAVVTNDPELAERAFKLMHINYEVLGWNYRLTAMTAALILSQLERFPDLQARRQANADFLREELSAFPGIEPTRVDPFVTADGLHGLGVRFIGAEFSTGSPVSRNAFVKALHAEGIPCSLGYGDPVHKLPLFQEAATRMRDHCPVACNHPAMVNMDYTKLHLPNVERLCAEEALRFNQPLLLGTRADMQDIVDAVGKIHANQENLATIAN
- a CDS encoding extracellular solute-binding protein; this translates as MTKRNLQHATLLRRDLLMGFGGLGAAGILAACGTVATAPAAQPEQAAEEEAPAKTEEAPAPAERVTVSHYVALNARHLELYPTLIEEPFENDHPNIDLETILREGPYYDKFNTLVAAGEPPDVIWLAQVEVFTQGHIIDVSPLIKRDNYDLSIYPQQLFRDGVMYGENVLGLPNQSGGNWPVMPYNKEILANAGVSDPPVEWGDPSWNAETFLEALVKTTQREGENPLHFGIGNIGRGVIAANWGPFWGARWVAEDFKTVVCDSPEMIDAIRYLTDLSSKHRVMPVPGELNDTFGTGNTRNNFLNGKLAFLQTSGGGTFAIAQGVQEGKPFAYAPLPTFMHTASAQALDSNGLIGASKVQDEGWELIKWHATHPNWAIGRGNAPARLDHFEVWARELYGGDVAEKIRVEAYANSLANASRYDGLRVLPNWRNPIFDQIITPALDALYRGQGDVVETMNALRQQIQAEIPE